The Staphylococcus sp. 17KM0847 DNA segment TTGCTGCAGATGATGGTGTCATGCCTCAAACAATTGAAGCGATTAACCACGCTAAAGAGGCAGAAGTACCGATTATTGTCGCAGTGAATAAAATCGATAAACCGACTGCAAATCCAGATCGTGTCATGCAGGAATTAGCAGAGTATAACTTAATTCCTGAAGATTGGGGTGGCGATACAATCTTTGTACCACTCTCAGCTCTAAGTGGTGAAGGTATTGACGACTTGTTAGAGATGCTTGTACTCGTGTCAGAAGTTCAAGAGTTGAAAGCGAATGCCAATAAACCAGCAGTAGGTACAGTGATTGAAGCAGAGCTAGATAAATCACGTGGACCAGCAGCGTCATTACTTGTTCAAAATGGAACGCTAAATGTTGGCGATGCCATCGTTGTAGGCAACACACACGGTAAAGTACGTGCGATGGTCAATGATTTAGGTAAACGTATTAAAACAGCGGGGCCATCTACACCTGTTGAGATTACAGGTTTAAGTGCAGTACCACAAGCAGGTGATCGTTTTGTTGTCTTTGAAGACGAGAAAAAAGCACGCCGTATTGGTGAAGCACGTGAACAAGAAAGTATTTTACAACAGCGTCAAGAAAGCAAAAATGTATCATTAGATAACTTGTTTGAACAAATGAAACAAGGTGAAATGAAAGACTTAAATGTCATCATCAAAGGAGACGTTCAAGGCTCAGTTGAAGCATTAGCAGCGTCACTTATGAAAATCGATGTTGAAGGTGTGAATGTGCGTATTATTCATACGGCAACAGGTGCAATTAATGAATCAGATGTCACACTTGCAAATGCCTCAAATGGTATTATTATCGGCTTTAACGTACGTCCAGATGCAGGAGCAAAACGTGCAGCTGAAGAAGAAAACGTAGATATGCGTCTACATCGTGTTATCTACAATGTCATTGAAGAAATCGAATCAGCAATGAAAGGTATGCTGGATCCAGAATATGAAGAAAAAGTGATTGGTCAAGCCGAAGTACGTCAAACATTCAAAGTATCTAAAGTAGGTACAATCGCAGGTAGTTATGTTACGGACGGTAAAATCACACGCGATTCAAGTGTACGTGTAATCCGTGATGGCATCGTGATCTTTGAAGGTGAGTTAGATTCATTGAAACGCTTTAAAGATGATGCTAAAGAAGTCTCACAAGGCTATGAATGTGGTATTACAATCGAGAAGTTTAACGACCTCAAAGAAGGCGATATTATAGAAGTCTACATCATGGTTGAAATCGAACGTAAATAATAGAAGGTAAAAAATAAGACGTCGATACTCCTGAAAGGGAGGCTCGGCGTTTTGTTCTGTCAGTCTTATAGAAACTTTAATAAAGTATTGGCAACCCAATAAGTGTCAATAGTAGAAGCATTCCTATATGAACTCCAAACACCTATCGTTGACGTAGCTTTACTCGGTCATATATAATGGTGAATTGAAGTCGATGGCATGTTTATATTGAAAAGTAAAGAGGTGAGAGACATGAACATGAGAGCAGAACGCGTTGGTGAACAGATGAAAAAAGAACTGATGGACATCATCAATAATAAGTTGAAAGATCCACGTGTAGGTTTCTTAACGATTACCGATGTACAACCTACAAATGATTTGTCATTAGCAAAGGTTTATTTTACAGTGCTTGGTAATGACAAAGCACGCCAAGATACATTTAAAGGTTTAGAAAAGGCCAAAGGATTCTTAAAATCAGAACTTGGGCAACGCATTCGTCTTCGTATTGTGCCAGAGTTGCAGTTTGAATATGATGAATCCATTGAATATGGTAATCGTATCGAACAATTAATTCAGGGATTACACAAAAATGATGAATAAAGATGGGGCTAGGATATGTCATGCAGTCTGAACGATATGTATGTCCTAGCCTTTATATGTATTGTAAAAAGGAGTGTGTGATAGATGTATGACGGTATATTACCTGTCTACAAACCTCGGGGATTAACGAGTCATGATGTGGTGTTTAAATTACGCAAAATTCTAAAAATGAAAAAGATAGGTCATACCGGTACACTTGATCCAGAGGTAGATGGTGTTTTGCCTATTTGTTTAGGGCAAGCGACGAAAATCAGTGACTATATTATGGATATGGGTAAGACATATTATGCTGAAGTGACAGTGGGTCTATCTACAACGACAGAAGATCAAACAGGTGAGGTGTTAGAGCGCCGAGCTGTTGATGCAACGATGCTGAACAATGTCCAAGTAGATAAGGTCTTGACGCAGTTTGAAGGCTGGATTACACAGATTCCTCCGATGTATTCGTCAGTCAAAGTCAATGGCAAGAAGCTTTATGAATATGCACGTCGTGGTGAAACGGTAGAGCGTCCAGAACGCCAAGTCCATATTCAATCTATCCAACGTAAGCGTGATGTGGTGATTGAGAATCATTGTGCAATATTCGAAATAGAAGTCACTTGTGGTAAGGGTACATACATACGAACACTCGCAACAGATATTGGTCGAGCGCTTGGATTCCCAGCACATATGTCAAAGTTAACACGGACGAATAGTGGTGGATTCGACATCGTACAAGCATTGTCACTAGAAGATATCGCACAACAACATGAAGTAGGCACATTAACACAAAGTCTTTTACCAATCCAATATGGCTTACAAGCATTGCCTTTTTATACTGTGTCAGATTCGAAATGGATCCAACGTATTCAAAATGGTCAAAAATTTCAACGTCATC contains these protein-coding regions:
- the truB gene encoding tRNA pseudouridine(55) synthase TruB, translating into MYDGILPVYKPRGLTSHDVVFKLRKILKMKKIGHTGTLDPEVDGVLPICLGQATKISDYIMDMGKTYYAEVTVGLSTTTEDQTGEVLERRAVDATMLNNVQVDKVLTQFEGWITQIPPMYSSVKVNGKKLYEYARRGETVERPERQVHIQSIQRKRDVVIENHCAIFEIEVTCGKGTYIRTLATDIGRALGFPAHMSKLTRTNSGGFDIVQALSLEDIAQQHEVGTLTQSLLPIQYGLQALPFYTVSDSKWIQRIQNGQKFQRHQLNITVKDAFVFIEQSTDKVLAIYEQHPSRVNEIKPKKVFN
- the infB gene encoding translation initiation factor IF-2, translated to MSKQRIYEYAKELNIKSKDAIDELKKNGVNVSNHMQALEADHVKILDKAFKKSQTSNDKKETAPKQKQQQNKGKNQNNQQQKNNKANHANNKKNKKNQKNNKKNQPQQQKPAEPKEMPSKITYTEGITVGELAGKLGVDSSEIIKKLFLLGIMANINQSLDIEALELIASDYGVELEEEVIIDDNDLDIYFEDVEEDEAAVERPAVVTIMGHVDHGKTTLLDSIRHTHVTAGEAGGITQHIGAYQIENKGNKITFLDTPGHAAFTTMRARGAQVTDITILVVAADDGVMPQTIEAINHAKEAEVPIIVAVNKIDKPTANPDRVMQELAEYNLIPEDWGGDTIFVPLSALSGEGIDDLLEMLVLVSEVQELKANANKPAVGTVIEAELDKSRGPAASLLVQNGTLNVGDAIVVGNTHGKVRAMVNDLGKRIKTAGPSTPVEITGLSAVPQAGDRFVVFEDEKKARRIGEAREQESILQQRQESKNVSLDNLFEQMKQGEMKDLNVIIKGDVQGSVEALAASLMKIDVEGVNVRIIHTATGAINESDVTLANASNGIIIGFNVRPDAGAKRAAEEENVDMRLHRVIYNVIEEIESAMKGMLDPEYEEKVIGQAEVRQTFKVSKVGTIAGSYVTDGKITRDSSVRVIRDGIVIFEGELDSLKRFKDDAKEVSQGYECGITIEKFNDLKEGDIIEVYIMVEIERK
- the rbfA gene encoding 30S ribosome-binding factor RbfA; the encoded protein is MNMRAERVGEQMKKELMDIINNKLKDPRVGFLTITDVQPTNDLSLAKVYFTVLGNDKARQDTFKGLEKAKGFLKSELGQRIRLRIVPELQFEYDESIEYGNRIEQLIQGLHKNDE